The following are encoded together in the Sebaldella sp. S0638 genome:
- a CDS encoding DUF4311 domain-containing protein translates to INQYMKNKSFIISDLIYRLSCTLPFMLVILLKSLVVGFLGGFGLTAGAARMFHTPTHQSMGAFRTLGELNACQGDPISHFSFGLGFLFNSAASSIGAGALTQDVFHRIVPNFAAASLLFKNKKVEETLYDPYKMGVAGGIIGAIVVVMLNTMAAFVPIELAKVAKEILTPASNLMINPVMPIIFWLAAMDAGKLTGMWSTVLGGLGHMVMGNSLPGLVLGILIGQSIEEKGVTKSVKIMISVVVVLFLVIAYARGFFAKLGF, encoded by the coding sequence GATAAATCAATATATGAAAAACAAATCTTTTATTATATCAGATTTAATTTACAGACTTTCTTGCACACTCCCTTTTATGTTAGTAATTTTACTGAAGTCATTGGTTGTGGGCTTCCTTGGAGGTTTCGGACTGACTGCCGGAGCTGCAAGAATGTTTCATACACCCACACATCAGTCAATGGGAGCATTTAGAACACTTGGGGAATTAAATGCCTGTCAGGGCGATCCCATTTCGCATTTTTCATTTGGATTAGGTTTTTTATTTAACTCGGCAGCATCATCTATAGGAGCAGGGGCTCTTACACAGGATGTATTTCACAGAATAGTTCCTAACTTCGCAGCGGCAAGTCTTTTATTTAAAAATAAAAAAGTAGAAGAAACTCTGTATGATCCCTATAAAATGGGTGTAGCAGGAGGAATTATAGGTGCGATAGTAGTAGTAATGCTGAACACAATGGCAGCATTTGTGCCAATAGAGCTTGCTAAGGTAGCAAAGGAAATTCTTACACCAGCGTCAAATCTTATGATTAATCCTGTCATGCCTATTATTTTCTGGCTTGCAGCAATGGATGCAGGAAAGCTTACAGGTATGTGGTCTACTGTTTTAGGCGGATTAGGACACATGGTAATGGGAAATTCGCTTCCCGGACTTGTTCTTGGTATCTTGATTGGTCAGTCGATCGAGGAAAAAGGAGTTACTAAGTCGGTAAAAATAATGATATCAGTAGTAGTGGTACTATTCTTAGTAATAGCCTATGCAAGAGGGTTCTTTGCAAAGCTTGGTTTCTAA